GATGACCGCGCCCGTGTGCCAATGCAGGTTTCGGCGACCCGACGGAACCTAAAGGTCATTGCCGGGGCTGAAACGACTTTGACCAATCGTTTCGATTGCCTGAAGATGCCAGCATTCGGCCCGGGGCGAGAAGTGATGCGGGGTTATTCGCTGCCGTCGGCTTGTGATTCGGCCTTCAGGCGTTCAAGGACGGCGTCGGTGATGTCCATGCCTTCGTCGGCGATATACAGCACCGGTTCGTTCATTGCCTGAATGATGGCCTGCGGGTCATCGGAATCGAGCCTGGCCTGCTGTTCGCGACCGATACGGGCTCGGCGGACGATCTGGATGCCGTTCTCGCGAGCGTACGCGGCGATTGCGTCGCGCACCCGGCGGAAGGCAGCGGCATGCGCTCTGGCTTCCGCCAGTGTCAGGCGCTGTCGTGCCGAGTCCCGTTCAATCCGCAGCCGAGCCTCGCGTTCGGCAACTTCGACCAGCAGCTTTTCGCGTTCCACCGGCGACGCCGCCGCGACCTGGGCTTTCATGGTGTGCATCAACTGGGATTCTGCTCTCAGCTTCTCGTGGTGCGTTCGCATCTGCTTCTGACGATCGCGGCGCTGGGATTCGAATTCCGGCAGATGGTTGATCACGTACGTCACGTCGATGACGGCTTCCGTTGAGGTTGGGCGAGTTGGCGATCCGTCGGCCGGCTGCAACAGCTTGAGTGCCGCCGCGTCTGTCAGGTCCGGAACGACTGCCAGCGTCGAGGAGGATTGACGCATGATCGGGGTTGCCTGATCGGCACTGCCGGAATCCACTGCATCGATCGGTTTCGCAGCAGCCGTCGACGGCGCATCGGCGGACGGCGCTTCGAATGGCGCGGTGGCTGAAGTTTGTGGCAAATCGCCCTCGGTTTCCTGAGCCGTCAGCCGCACATTGACGGCACCGGCAACGGCCAGCATTGTCGCAACACTCAGAATGGTCAGCTTCTTCATCAGGGAATCCTCCTTGAAACCGGGGTTGAGAAGTCGTTCGGTGCGCCGGACGAGACTGTGTCCGGCTGCCGAGGGAATCAATCGCGGTACAGCGCCGGAAGCGGTCGCCAGTTCCAGCAGCAGCCGAGCGTAGTGGGTCGCCGGCTGACGGCACGAGCGGCGAACGAACTCGTCGCACGCCCATTCGGTACACTCCGCCACGCGCCAAACCGCCAGCCACGACAGCGGGTTGAACCAGTGCAGACACGCGATCAGGCTGCACCCGGCAATCGTCCACAGATCACCGCGGCGCAGGTGAGCCAGTTCGTGATACAGCACCATTTCACGGTCGGCTGCCGTCAGCCGTTCCCATCGACCGGCAGGAACAAGCATCCGATACCCGGACGGCACCCAGCACACAGCGGGGCCGTCGTCTTCTGTCAGGGCAATTGTCACTGCGGGACGAAACCCGATCTCGCGGCGCACGAAGTCACATTCCGATTGCCACTTCGCTGTCCCGGAATTCACCGCCGCGTCCTCGGACGACGCCTTCAGCACCGGTTGCAGGAATCGAAAATATCCTGTCACCAGCCATGCCGCGCTCACGACAACGCCGAACAGCCAGATGCCGGCAATGATCGCGACCGGCGACGGCCAGCCAGTGAGTGTATTCGCGGCAGCGACAA
This region of Planctomycetaceae bacterium genomic DNA includes:
- a CDS encoding M56 family metallopeptidase, which codes for MAELLALLLWLFARATLLLAIAFVLTKLLLRTVNVRSARFHMLTWLTVVAQGLMLLPYNVEWKVFDDPSARATTTAGPTMSAQPRGSTQRDSSATVAVRVSRNEPDFSMRDSESVSQISGPPTQAVVAAANTLTGWPSPVAIIAGIWLFGVVVSAAWLVTGYFRFLQPVLKASSEDAAVNSGTAKWQSECDFVRREIGFRPAVTIALTEDDGPAVCWVPSGYRMLVPAGRWERLTAADREMVLYHELAHLRRGDLWTIAGCSLIACLHWFNPLSWLAVWRVAECTEWACDEFVRRSCRQPATHYARLLLELATASGAVPRLIPSAAGHSLVRRTERLLNPGFKEDSLMKKLTILSVATMLAVAGAVNVRLTAQETEGDLPQTSATAPFEAPSADAPSTAAAKPIDAVDSGSADQATPIMRQSSSTLAVVPDLTDAAALKLLQPADGSPTRPTSTEAVIDVTYVINHLPEFESQRRDRQKQMRTHHEKLRAESQLMHTMKAQVAAASPVEREKLLVEVAEREARLRIERDSARQRLTLAEARAHAAAFRRVRDAIAAYARENGIQIVRRARIGREQQARLDSDDPQAIIQAMNEPVLYIADEGMDITDAVLERLKAESQADGSE